The Methanococcoides methylutens genome has a window encoding:
- a CDS encoding ATP-grasp domain-containing protein, with protein MENVLVLGYSSRNIACSATKAGYNVYAIDAFCDMDLKENTVACQSLLTNEDIDIKDIDKKTILELIDNFDVCPDAIVLGSGFEELDLGDQSCRILNNDPVTMKQVSDKSFLAEELESLGISHPRSGNVEEADEIGYPLMVKPKCAGGGRLNRIAHNEDDLTAILEEIPELDPTLTSGDIMVQEFLSGFPASVSLVAVGSRAVPIAANEQLIGVPWLSGLPFAYCGNITPYRTPYTQQMYEISEKISSEFGLIGSNGVDFLLTDTGPVVIEVNARLQGSLDTVEMSTGVNLFDLHVRSFDGILPEETPDICRYAIRAVLYADKNVTVDGSFYEMIRTEPIADIPAPGYQALPDDPVASILATGATREDVMEKALDTTYRIRNMA; from the coding sequence TTGGAGAATGTTCTTGTTTTAGGGTACAGTAGCAGGAACATAGCCTGCTCAGCTACAAAAGCCGGCTATAATGTCTATGCCATCGATGCTTTCTGTGACATGGACCTGAAAGAAAATACAGTTGCATGTCAATCTCTTCTTACGAACGAAGATATCGACATCAAGGACATCGATAAAAAGACCATTCTTGAACTGATCGATAATTTTGATGTATGTCCCGATGCCATCGTACTCGGTTCCGGGTTTGAAGAACTGGACCTGGGGGATCAGTCCTGCAGGATACTGAACAATGATCCTGTTACTATGAAACAGGTTTCTGACAAATCATTTCTTGCAGAAGAGCTTGAGTCTCTGGGAATTTCCCATCCTCGCTCAGGTAATGTGGAAGAAGCTGATGAGATCGGCTATCCTCTCATGGTGAAACCTAAATGTGCAGGAGGAGGCCGTTTGAACAGGATCGCACATAATGAAGATGATCTTACTGCCATTCTGGAAGAGATCCCTGAACTGGATCCGACCTTGACATCCGGGGATATCATGGTCCAGGAGTTCCTGTCAGGTTTTCCCGCAAGTGTTTCTCTTGTTGCGGTCGGATCCCGTGCAGTCCCTATAGCAGCCAACGAGCAGCTCATCGGTGTTCCCTGGCTTTCCGGCTTGCCTTTTGCGTACTGTGGTAACATAACGCCTTATAGGACACCTTATACTCAGCAAATGTATGAGATCTCTGAAAAGATCTCATCCGAATTTGGATTAATAGGCTCCAATGGTGTGGATTTTCTCCTTACTGATACAGGTCCTGTGGTAATAGAGGTAAATGCCCGATTGCAGGGAAGTCTGGATACTGTGGAAATGTCAACCGGCGTTAATCTCTTTGATCTTCATGTACGGTCCTTTGATGGCATTCTTCCGGAAGAAACTCCTGATATCTGTCGATATGCCATTCGGGCTGTATTGTATGCTGATAAGAATGTAACTGTGGATGGCTCATTTTATGAGATGATAAGGACTGAACCCATTGCTGATATTCCTGCACCGGGATATCAGGCTCTTCCCGATGATCCCGTTGCATCAATACTTGCTACAGGTGCTACCCGTGAAGACGTTATGGAAAAGGCATTGGACACAACATACAGAATAAGAAACATGGCTTAA
- a CDS encoding transcription factor, whose protein sequence is MTDLNDPVVRGYLIQLMGEEGLEMIEKMPEGEVTDEQIAEATGVMLNIVRRTLFIMNENKLAICRRERDSSSGWLTYLWQLDLSDIESHLAKEKKKLFKNLQLRLESEEDNVFYTCPEGCVRFQFNDASECEFLCPACGEDLMFEDNSPMVEKLTKRLEELKTSNP, encoded by the coding sequence TTGACAGATTTAAATGATCCAGTTGTCCGAGGATATCTGATACAATTAATGGGTGAAGAAGGGCTTGAGATGATCGAGAAGATGCCTGAGGGCGAGGTCACTGACGAGCAGATCGCCGAAGCAACCGGTGTTATGCTTAACATTGTCAGGAGAACACTTTTCATCATGAACGAGAACAAGCTTGCGATCTGCAGAAGGGAGCGTGATTCCAGCAGTGGATGGCTTACTTACTTGTGGCAGCTTGATCTTAGTGACATTGAATCCCATCTTGCAAAGGAAAAAAAGAAACTTTTCAAGAACCTTCAGTTGCGCCTTGAATCTGAAGAAGATAATGTATTCTACACATGTCCTGAAGGATGTGTAAGGTTCCAGTTCAATGATGCAAGTGAATGTGAGTTCCTTTGCCCTGCATGCGGTGAAGATCTTATGTTCGAAGATAATTCACCTATGGTCGAAAAGCTTACAAAACGCCTTGAAGAGCTAAAAACCAGCAATCCATGA
- a CDS encoding alpha/beta hydrolase, whose amino-acid sequence MAKIEPKRTFLKRHNNIVLLIGVSLLLAGFYGLFYSGQEDQWTMTDNGLLSYPEREGLEYSVINVDDSNPGYVVNTITYTSRETEVDSLLTIPATDDNNSDPVPAVVILPGAGVTKEGEHSLSVLLADMGYASIILDQRNLGAVNVENDIMLFRNGAEPVEFLMVYDALMASDVLRDQPEIDGSKIAMLGSSNGGRFAIIATSIDESISGVIGISTSGYDSDSLDREDVIDQAAYDLYTSIDPDNYVGGIFPRPFVMIHSLNDTIIPYDAAMNTFEKAEEPKSFGTVDGTAHGYTDAMYPYLESGLEDIFA is encoded by the coding sequence ATGGCTAAGATCGAACCAAAGCGAACTTTTCTAAAACGTCACAACAACATTGTACTTCTCATCGGTGTTTCACTCCTACTTGCAGGTTTTTATGGTCTCTTCTATAGTGGTCAGGAAGATCAATGGACAATGACAGATAATGGCTTGCTGTCATATCCGGAACGCGAAGGACTTGAGTATTCTGTTATTAATGTTGACGACTCCAACCCCGGTTATGTTGTAAATACCATCACATACACAAGCAGAGAAACAGAGGTAGATTCCCTCTTAACGATCCCTGCAACAGATGACAACAACAGTGATCCTGTTCCTGCGGTTGTTATCCTGCCGGGAGCAGGCGTTACTAAAGAAGGTGAACATAGCCTTTCTGTGCTTCTGGCTGATATGGGTTATGCATCTATAATCCTCGATCAGCGCAATCTTGGTGCGGTGAATGTGGAAAACGATATAATGCTCTTCAGGAACGGTGCTGAGCCTGTTGAATTCCTCATGGTCTACGATGCATTGATGGCATCAGATGTACTGCGTGACCAGCCTGAGATTGATGGCTCGAAAATAGCAATGCTCGGTTCAAGTAACGGTGGCAGGTTCGCTATCATCGCAACATCCATCGATGAGTCCATCTCTGGAGTTATCGGGATTAGTACAAGTGGTTATGATTCCGATTCTCTCGATCGGGAAGATGTTATTGACCAGGCAGCCTATGATCTTTACACATCCATTGACCCTGACAACTATGTTGGTGGTATATTTCCACGTCCTTTTGTGATGATACACTCGCTCAATGACACCATCATTCCTTACGATGCTGCAATGAACACATTCGAAAAGGCCGAAGAACCTAAGTCATTCGGAACTGTTGATGGCACAGCACATGGTTATACTGACGCGATGTATCCATATCTGGAAAGCGGATTGGAAGATATCTTTGCTTAA
- a CDS encoding SAM-dependent methyltransferase, producing the protein MLEYHLNRDVDLASRNSTFIKDSVEWMTDHFNIEKGTRICDFGCGPGLYTTRFAKKGAIVKGVDFSERSIRYARETASKNVLEIDHVLQNYLDFDTQESFDLITMIFCDFCALSPDQRKILLGKFYEFLDDDGSIFLDVCSISAFDQREETIAYGPYLMDGFWSANEYYGFMNTFKYGDEKVVLDKYTIIEESGTIEVYNWLQYYGLASIRKELEDIGFCVTEHYSNVSGVPYDPKSPEFAIVAKKKNK; encoded by the coding sequence ATGCTTGAGTATCACCTTAACAGGGATGTAGACCTTGCTTCCCGGAATAGCACTTTCATAAAGGATTCTGTTGAATGGATGACCGATCATTTTAATATTGAAAAAGGAACCAGAATTTGTGATTTTGGCTGTGGTCCCGGTCTCTATACAACACGCTTTGCTAAAAAAGGGGCCATAGTTAAAGGAGTCGATTTTTCAGAAAGGTCAATTCGATATGCAAGGGAGACTGCATCAAAGAACGTATTAGAGATCGATCATGTTCTGCAGAACTACCTTGATTTTGACACACAGGAGAGTTTTGACCTTATAACCATGATATTCTGTGACTTTTGTGCTTTAAGTCCTGATCAAAGAAAGATACTGCTCGGTAAATTCTATGAATTTCTGGATGATGACGGGTCAATTTTCCTCGATGTGTGTTCAATCAGTGCTTTCGATCAAAGAGAAGAAACAATTGCATACGGACCTTATTTGATGGATGGCTTTTGGTCTGCTAACGAATACTATGGCTTTATGAACACTTTCAAGTATGGTGATGAAAAGGTCGTTCTTGATAAATATACTATCATAGAAGAATCCGGAACAATTGAAGTCTACAACTGGTTGCAGTATTACGGCTTGGCATCCATTAGAAAAGAACTTGAAGATATTGGATTCTGTGTAACTGAACATTATTCAAATGTAAGTGGGGTCCCATATGATCCGAAATCTCCGGAATTTGCGATTGTTGCAAAGAAAAAAAACAAGTAA
- the cobN gene encoding cobaltochelatase subunit CobN, with product MKKCGILALSILLLLAIAMPVVSAGSYDNMELVANTTSDENGYYSFEDIPNGNYTLIGMNYSAKWRKVEADIFVNGSSVEQTLNLSTSGASEAQINLWYDFLDRSSISGQTFKKAMSLPYDQLPYSDILLLKEKDISITNSPHLNISIITGYESYSAKLNSVAERLNSNPDYNITVSYYLPSTIEGSIDFSETDIIYVNMFTATASVISDDIDAAIANGTIVVGYNTYLNENYVIPAGFSNEDDFEALLQDYWIYGSIDESNFDNLIFYLATEFGDRNDLKAEEPSGSKRAIYHPEMPAPYFTNNASEYFEWYSNRNSTEHSFDENAPTVGLTFYASYYPDNMDTYDSIIETLEGRGINVIACYSDSKETADIFFNHSPETKVDLILSTTYRSQYFDIEGLGVPVMNTVLNGYMNLTEWQDTNNPLPNTNMLRIYRPETWGWIDPIMIASEEIDAQGNDIYVPVESQVDWLVDRAEAQTELALKDESDKKVAIIYYNHGAGKDNIGASYLEVVPSINNLLNAMADAGYEVNSSEIPNETEFVDLFLTQGSNIGTWAPGKLEELVESDKVELIPEETYNGWFNALPEERKQEVIDMWGEAPGDIMVYVDNSGDRFIVIPNIEISKNIILAPQPTRGWLQDNDALYHAGELPPHHQYIAFYLWLQNEFDADAMVNMGRHGTVEWLPGKEFCLFKEEWPAIMAGDIPVIYPYVMDGMGEGMQAKRRGNAIIIDHLIPPVVMSGSYGNYTILNEKIGQYNSLSSDPGMQELRYNEILNLTLELHLDERVNMSLSQEESTREEFLDELDDVLRELRTTSMPYGLHILGTSPQGEQLTGMVCSMLGNDFKEEVALYNTSENAPIMLLDLILNQGIDFTDAQEQILGAGNSSVSMDDYLGTATEYANNLGQSEDEIQQVLKAMDGKYIESNLGGDPILRPNTLPSGSNFYAFDEQLIPTKQAWDLGTDLANETIDMYKAENDDEYPNKVAFILWAGESTRHEGVMESEILYLLGVKPVWDNGEVVDVELINSSELNRPRIDVLVQISGLYRDSFPHKVELIDKAVYLAYNAPANGYSAEEDVVRPTPEYIPYNPADNTNYVRENTNNIYEGLNTTFQNETASMTVSLLRIFGPEDGAYGTGMANAISASDTWEDNTVLADLYMERMSHAYGEYVWGESIEEIVSQWDVADSSIDNEDVFKENLEDVNAILHSRSSNTYGSLDTDDFFQYMGGLMLVVGEASGTTPDTYIMNLQNPDAETIETLKTYLSREIVTRYLNPTWIEGMQQHGFEGAGAMGDFIENLWGWEAVCPDLIDEHVWDSVYDTYMTGDNAEWIKDNNPYAYQSMNARMIETARKGNWDASDEVLKNLIKDYVESVAENGVTCCHHTCGNPSLDQFISGQISLLGVDVDRDTLEKYNELMQEATHRYPETSTSSKSNSNTPSANIINTTSTNTDTAGYGTATEQASAVDDNYVEGYEMTKETTSEENASSSGFSGSDVIATAVVLVAVGTIIYGFRRQRL from the coding sequence ATGAAAAAATGCGGCATATTAGCTTTAAGCATACTTTTGTTGCTGGCAATTGCAATGCCAGTGGTATCGGCAGGAAGTTACGACAACATGGAACTTGTTGCGAATACAACGAGTGATGAGAACGGGTACTATAGCTTCGAAGATATTCCAAATGGGAATTATACACTTATTGGAATGAATTATTCAGCCAAGTGGAGAAAAGTAGAAGCTGATATTTTTGTCAATGGTTCTTCTGTGGAACAGACATTAAATCTAAGTACAAGTGGAGCCTCCGAAGCACAAATCAATTTATGGTATGATTTTTTGGATAGATCATCGATCTCAGGACAAACATTTAAAAAAGCAATGAGTTTGCCATATGATCAATTGCCATATTCAGATATATTACTTTTAAAAGAAAAAGATATATCGATTACAAACAGTCCACATCTTAACATATCCATAATTACAGGTTATGAAAGCTATTCTGCAAAATTAAACAGTGTAGCTGAAAGGTTAAACAGCAATCCTGATTACAACATAACTGTTTCATATTATTTGCCTTCTACAATCGAAGGTAGCATCGACTTTTCTGAAACAGATATAATTTATGTTAATATGTTCACTGCAACTGCTTCAGTTATATCAGATGATATCGATGCAGCGATTGCAAACGGCACAATAGTAGTAGGATATAACACATACCTCAATGAAAACTATGTTATTCCAGCAGGTTTTTCCAATGAGGATGATTTTGAAGCACTTCTTCAGGATTACTGGATATATGGTAGCATAGATGAATCAAACTTTGATAACCTGATATTCTACTTAGCCACTGAATTTGGTGATCGCAACGACCTGAAAGCAGAGGAACCTTCAGGTTCAAAGAGAGCAATTTACCATCCTGAAATGCCTGCACCATATTTCACTAACAATGCCAGTGAATATTTTGAATGGTACAGCAACAGGAATTCAACAGAACATTCCTTTGATGAGAATGCTCCAACTGTTGGCCTAACATTCTATGCCTCCTATTATCCGGATAATATGGATACTTATGATAGTATCATTGAAACGCTGGAAGGAAGAGGAATAAATGTTATTGCATGTTATAGTGACAGCAAAGAAACTGCAGATATTTTCTTTAACCACAGTCCTGAAACAAAAGTTGACCTGATACTTTCAACAACTTACCGAAGCCAGTACTTTGACATCGAAGGTTTGGGTGTACCGGTCATGAACACGGTACTCAACGGATACATGAACCTGACGGAGTGGCAGGATACAAACAATCCGCTACCAAACACCAATATGCTGAGGATCTACAGACCGGAAACGTGGGGCTGGATTGATCCCATAATGATCGCATCAGAAGAAATCGATGCTCAGGGTAACGATATCTACGTTCCTGTTGAGAGTCAGGTAGATTGGCTTGTGGACAGGGCTGAAGCACAGACAGAACTTGCTCTAAAAGATGAGTCTGATAAAAAGGTAGCTATCATTTACTACAACCATGGAGCAGGAAAGGACAACATTGGTGCTTCCTACCTTGAAGTAGTGCCAAGTATCAACAACCTCCTCAATGCAATGGCTGATGCAGGGTATGAAGTGAACAGTTCAGAGATCCCCAACGAAACAGAATTCGTAGATCTTTTCCTGACACAGGGAAGTAATATAGGTACATGGGCACCAGGTAAACTGGAAGAGCTTGTGGAATCCGATAAAGTTGAACTGATACCTGAAGAGACATATAACGGATGGTTCAATGCACTCCCTGAAGAAAGAAAACAGGAAGTAATTGACATGTGGGGTGAAGCACCCGGAGATATCATGGTCTATGTAGACAACTCCGGAGACAGGTTCATAGTCATACCAAATATAGAGATAAGCAAAAATATCATACTTGCACCACAACCTACTCGTGGATGGTTACAGGACAATGATGCACTCTATCATGCCGGAGAACTGCCACCTCACCATCAGTATATCGCATTCTACCTCTGGTTACAGAACGAGTTCGATGCAGATGCAATGGTAAACATGGGAAGACATGGTACTGTAGAATGGTTGCCTGGAAAGGAATTCTGTCTGTTCAAAGAGGAATGGCCTGCCATTATGGCTGGTGACATTCCTGTGATCTATCCATATGTAATGGATGGTATGGGCGAAGGTATGCAGGCAAAACGCAGAGGTAATGCCATCATTATCGATCACCTCATACCACCTGTAGTAATGTCCGGAAGTTATGGCAATTACACAATATTGAATGAAAAGATAGGCCAGTACAATTCCCTTTCCAGCGATCCAGGTATGCAGGAATTAAGGTATAATGAGATCCTTAACCTGACACTTGAGTTGCACCTTGACGAAAGGGTGAACATGAGCCTTTCACAAGAAGAGTCAACCAGAGAAGAGTTCCTAGATGAGCTTGATGACGTTTTAAGGGAACTCAGGACAACATCTATGCCATATGGATTGCATATCCTTGGAACTTCACCACAAGGAGAGCAACTTACCGGAATGGTCTGTTCTATGCTTGGAAATGATTTCAAAGAGGAAGTTGCACTATACAACACATCAGAAAATGCACCAATCATGCTTCTCGACCTTATACTGAATCAGGGAATTGATTTCACTGATGCCCAGGAACAAATTCTTGGTGCTGGTAACAGTTCAGTTTCAATGGATGATTATCTGGGAACTGCAACTGAGTACGCCAATAATCTTGGTCAGAGTGAGGATGAGATACAGCAGGTTCTCAAGGCTATGGATGGTAAGTATATTGAATCTAACCTTGGAGGAGATCCGATACTTCGTCCGAATACACTTCCATCAGGAAGTAATTTCTATGCTTTTGATGAACAACTCATACCGACCAAACAAGCATGGGATCTCGGAACGGATCTTGCCAACGAGACCATTGACATGTACAAAGCTGAAAATGATGATGAATATCCAAACAAGGTTGCATTTATACTCTGGGCAGGAGAATCCACGCGTCATGAAGGTGTGATGGAATCAGAGATCCTATACCTACTCGGAGTCAAGCCTGTCTGGGATAACGGTGAGGTAGTAGACGTTGAGCTGATCAATTCATCCGAATTAAATAGACCACGTATAGATGTGCTTGTACAGATATCAGGCCTTTACAGAGATAGCTTCCCACATAAAGTAGAGCTGATCGATAAGGCAGTCTATCTGGCATATAATGCACCTGCTAATGGCTACAGTGCGGAAGAGGATGTGGTGCGACCTACACCTGAATATATTCCATATAACCCCGCAGATAACACAAACTATGTCAGGGAAAATACCAACAACATCTATGAAGGACTGAATACAACATTCCAGAATGAAACTGCTTCCATGACCGTTTCCCTGCTCAGGATATTCGGTCCAGAGGACGGTGCCTATGGAACAGGTATGGCAAATGCGATCTCTGCAAGTGACACCTGGGAAGACAACACCGTTCTTGCAGATCTTTACATGGAAAGGATGAGCCATGCCTATGGTGAATACGTCTGGGGAGAAAGCATTGAGGAAATTGTCAGCCAGTGGGATGTTGCTGATAGCTCCATAGATAACGAAGACGTCTTCAAAGAAAACCTCGAAGACGTAAATGCGATCTTGCACAGCCGCAGTTCGAACACCTATGGATCCCTTGATACAGATGACTTCTTCCAGTACATGGGCGGATTGATGCTTGTTGTAGGAGAAGCTTCCGGTACAACCCCAGACACATATATAATGAACCTGCAGAACCCGGATGCTGAAACCATAGAGACACTGAAGACATATCTCTCAAGGGAGATCGTTACAAGGTACCTCAACCCAACATGGATCGAAGGTATGCAGCAGCATGGTTTCGAAGGTGCAGGTGCAATGGGTGACTTCATAGAGAATCTCTGGGGATGGGAAGCTGTATGTCCTGACCTGATAGATGAACATGTATGGGACAGTGTATATGACACATACATGACCGGAGATAATGCGGAGTGGATCAAAGACAACAACCCGTATGCATACCAGTCTATGAACGCAAGAATGATCGAAACTGCAAGAAAGGGTAACTGGGATGCATCTGATGAAGTGCTTAAGAACCTCATTAAAGATTATGTTGAGTCCGTTGCTGAGAACGGTGTTACCTGCTGCCATCACACTTGTGGCAATCCTTCACTCGACCAGTTCATCTCCGGACAGATATCCCTTCTGGGAGTAGATGTAGATAGGGATACTCTCGAGAAGTACAATGAACTTATGCAGGAAGCAACACATCGTTATCCTGAAACCAGTACCAGCAGTAAGAGCAACTCGAACACACCTTCTGCAAACATAATCAATACTACAAGCACAAACACTGATACTGCAGGTTATGGAACTGCTACAGAACAGGCATCTGCAGTGGATGATAACTACGTGGAAGGATACGAGATGACAAAGGAAACAACTTCTGAAGAGAATGCATCCTCAAGTGGATTCTCAGGATCTGACGTGATCGCTACAGCAGTTGTTCTGGTTGCCGTAGGAACTATCATCTACGGATTCCGCAGACAAAGACTCTAA
- a CDS encoding 60S ribosomal export protein NMD3, with translation MSFTLCPKCGAETKRLYKNVCRKCFLEQFTLAVLPLVLHTRICSRCNARFDRNKWRDEGDLKDIVIRTVEDELFIHDEADDVDVYIDPREMTPHLYKVRVGIDAMVEGEPLHQELKAEVRIIREACDRCSRMAGGYFEAILQIRAANRIVTPEEIDSCKLICAEMVEKLWKKGDRFAFITDCIDSKDGADLYLGSANAGRQICKAIVSEIGGTFSESPTLYSHKDGKDLYRITFSMRLPEFMPGDIILFKGDVIEIRNSGKNSKGIYLATGAKFLEETEKLNGAIRIANRDDAVGAVLVAVEGDDIMVLDPSTYQTITLKKPMFFSSESGSEIPVISTEQGLFALPEDSAHRL, from the coding sequence ATGAGCTTTACATTATGCCCAAAGTGTGGGGCAGAGACCAAAAGACTCTACAAAAACGTTTGTAGGAAATGCTTTTTAGAACAATTTACTTTAGCTGTGCTTCCGCTTGTCCTTCACACACGGATATGCTCCAGGTGCAATGCTCGATTTGACCGCAATAAATGGCGGGATGAAGGTGACCTTAAGGATATCGTCATAAGGACTGTTGAAGATGAGCTTTTTATCCACGATGAAGCGGATGATGTTGACGTCTACATTGATCCCCGGGAGATGACTCCCCATCTCTATAAGGTAAGAGTAGGGATCGATGCTATGGTTGAGGGAGAACCACTGCATCAGGAGCTCAAGGCAGAGGTTCGCATCATACGTGAAGCCTGTGACAGGTGCAGCCGTATGGCAGGTGGTTATTTCGAGGCTATCCTGCAGATAAGGGCAGCAAACCGAATCGTAACTCCTGAAGAGATCGATTCCTGTAAGCTCATCTGTGCCGAGATGGTAGAGAAATTATGGAAAAAAGGAGACCGTTTTGCGTTCATTACGGATTGCATTGATTCAAAGGATGGAGCTGATCTATATCTTGGTTCGGCAAATGCAGGCCGTCAGATATGCAAGGCCATTGTATCAGAAATCGGGGGGACCTTTTCAGAGTCTCCTACGCTTTACAGTCACAAAGACGGGAAAGACCTTTACAGAATTACTTTTTCCATGAGATTGCCTGAGTTCATGCCAGGTGATATCATTCTCTTTAAAGGTGATGTTATCGAGATCAGGAACTCCGGAAAGAACTCCAAAGGTATCTACCTTGCAACTGGTGCCAAGTTTCTCGAAGAAACTGAAAAACTCAATGGTGCTATACGCATAGCCAACAGGGATGATGCAGTTGGTGCTGTTCTTGTAGCTGTGGAGGGCGATGATATAATGGTCCTTGATCCTTCCACTTATCAGACTATAACATTAAAGAAGCCTATGTTCTTCTCATCCGAGTCAGGCAGTGAGATACCGGTGATAAGTACCGAGCAGGGACTTTTTGCTCTGCCGGAGGACAGTGCACACAGGCTATAA
- a CDS encoding NAD(P)/FAD-dependent oxidoreductase: MKDRYDVIVVGAGPAGSIAATTAARKGLSVLLVEKRQEIGAPIRCAEGVSKIRLQQHIEPDEKWICSEVKGAHIISPNGITITMSEENAGSEVGYVLDRKVFDRALAEQSAEAGADVLVKTRVTGLIIENGAVCGVHLMYHGEMHMIRSGIVIGADGVESKVGRWAGIDTSLKPSQVETCAQFLVSGSGIDQNFCYFYIGNEVAPSGYVWLFPKGGDVANVGIGILGNRAGSKRPIDLLTDFVENNIPEGRIIERVAGAVPASGPIEKTIANGLMLVGDAARQSDPFTGGGISNAMDAGMMAGEVAAKAIASGDVSEKMLQEYESIWRETIGKDIGNSLIVKDTFFNLADDDLNSLAESVKDVDFDKMDFIVLVSALFKSNKKLLWNLRPLFTQKLKQKFSGLNKFKK, from the coding sequence ATGAAAGATCGGTATGATGTGATCGTTGTAGGTGCAGGGCCGGCTGGTTCGATAGCAGCAACCACTGCTGCAAGGAAAGGACTTTCTGTTCTTCTTGTTGAGAAGAGACAGGAGATAGGTGCACCTATAAGATGTGCTGAGGGTGTAAGCAAAATACGACTTCAACAGCATATTGAACCTGATGAAAAATGGATCTGCTCTGAAGTTAAAGGAGCACATATCATATCACCTAATGGTATTACCATTACGATGTCTGAAGAGAATGCCGGATCGGAAGTCGGTTATGTTCTTGACAGGAAGGTATTTGACCGTGCACTTGCAGAACAAAGTGCAGAAGCTGGTGCTGATGTTCTTGTAAAGACAAGGGTAACCGGACTTATTATTGAGAATGGGGCTGTATGTGGCGTTCACCTGATGTATCATGGTGAAATGCATATGATTCGCTCCGGTATTGTCATTGGTGCAGATGGAGTTGAATCCAAGGTTGGCCGGTGGGCAGGCATCGATACATCCCTTAAGCCTTCACAGGTTGAAACATGTGCACAGTTCCTTGTAAGTGGCTCTGGTATAGATCAGAATTTCTGTTATTTCTATATAGGAAATGAAGTTGCACCTTCAGGATATGTCTGGTTGTTCCCTAAAGGCGGTGACGTTGCAAATGTAGGTATTGGCATACTCGGGAACAGGGCCGGTAGCAAGAGGCCGATAGACCTATTGACCGATTTTGTAGAGAATAACATTCCTGAGGGCAGGATCATTGAGAGGGTAGCTGGTGCAGTTCCTGCAAGTGGTCCTATTGAGAAGACAATTGCCAATGGATTAATGCTTGTAGGTGATGCTGCAAGGCAGTCCGATCCTTTTACTGGTGGCGGGATAAGCAATGCCATGGATGCTGGGATGATGGCAGGTGAGGTTGCAGCAAAGGCGATCGCATCCGGTGATGTTTCTGAGAAGATGCTTCAGGAATACGAATCAATCTGGCGTGAGACCATCGGAAAGGATATCGGCAACAGCCTGATCGTGAAAGACACTTTCTTTAACCTGGCAGATGATGATCTCAACAGTCTTGCTGAATCAGTCAAGGATGTGGATTTCGATAAGATGGATTTCATTGTACTTGTGTCTGCATTGTTCAAGAGTAACAAGAAACTTCTCTGGAATCTCAGGCCATTGTTCACCCAGAAACTAAAACAGAAGTTTTCTGGGCTTAACAAATTTAAAAAATAA